Genomic DNA from Telopea speciosissima isolate NSW1024214 ecotype Mountain lineage chromosome 2, Tspe_v1, whole genome shotgun sequence:
GGGTGGTGTATGTAATTTCGTCCTACCTACACACGAGGTGGAATATTGGAAGAGTAGTCCCTCACCCAATGTGGGACTACTCTTCCAACAACAAGAACTAGCTATAGAATTAATTGATCATTGGGTGGAATCAAAGCAAACATATACATACCCCAGGCATATTTAATGTGAATAACAGAGTTCACATTCTTCCCACTTCCTCGAATAACTTCAGTGTTCTTGAAGAGGTCTGGGGAAACTTTGGTGAAGAGACTTGCATGGTTTTTGTAAATGGCAAAGAACTTATCAGCAGGAGATTGTATCTCAGTTTCTATCTCAAGCTTACCAGTAGTAGCAGCCATGGTTTACAGATTAATTAAAATGTTCAAACAAAGAGTAAGGACGTACACAGTAGTTGGGAATTGAAGAAGTCTTAAGGTTTTTTGTGGTTGTTGATGATCTGATACGTTCATATTTATATGCATAGCTTAGAAGGTAATTAAGGAGTAATTAAGGACCATCACATCAATTTAATTATTGAATGTATAATATGGTACGTTATTAGATGGTAGATTCCATATATATGCTTATTTCACATGGACGATGCTTTTAGACCAACCCAAAAAGATTGATTAATGGCTCTGGTTTGGCCGAATATATTCACAAGACCACTtcaaaagaaaggagaggaaaagaaaagggtgATGATTTTGTAATTTGCATAGCCATGTTGCTTTATCTACCTGCACTGGCAGTTTAATTTGTGCCACGTGGTACACTGATTTCACTAATCTCAAACTGATTGTTTGATGGATAAGATGGTCACTATATTGGTATTTATCTTAATAGTCAAGACCATTAAGCCCAAACCATTTGAGCTAGGGTTGCAATTGGGCCTGGTTGGGCTTGGGCGCAAAGCCCGAGAGTCCAACCCAAGGTGTGAAATTCCTAACCCAAAGCCTGACTCAGCCCAACCTTGGGCTCGCACAAGCAGGACCTATCCTTGCCCAACTGTGCTTAGGTTAGCTCGGGCCCAGAACAATAGCCTAAGCTTATATACCAATCTggttaaaaccccaaaattttcatttttcatctgGTTATTCGTTTGAGTCCCAACAGGTTATCCGGCCCAGACCAGACTGAGTTTTGTTAAAACCAGTCTGATTATTATCTATTTAGTCTAccaatctttattttcttcatttgtttGTTTACGATTTGTTTGATTAATTGGTTCGGGTTATGGTTTGACATATATCTTTGAATGCAAGTATTGTATTGAACAATTAAGCAAAACAAATTAGGGAAGCCTAGATTTTAAGGATTGAATTCAATATGTATCAGCCCATATCTGATAGTTTTGCCCTAAAAAATATTGATACCGAcattattttgatcattttaactACCCTATGACCATATCGACACCACTGACTCGTATCGATCATGTAGCACGCTTTGTTCATTGATGCAATCAAGAATTCCTTATTGGTATGGTAAAGGATCTAAAAGGAAATGTCTAATGGTGTttgatctagtgtatgggcatTAGATTGGGTTGGCCTAATATACGATAGGTTAAAAGGCTTGATGTGAGGGAAAATTGCATTGCCCTCCCTTGAACTTAAATCAAAACCCTCCTTGTGTTTTTAGAAATGACACTAACACCACCTTACGTTTGACAGTGTTAGTATTCTGTTAGTTATGAAATGTGAAAGACTATTATACCCTCACCCCAAACATCCCAAAAACAtcccaaatttaaaaaagaaaaagactattttaccgtTTAATCATCTTCAACCACAAAACATCCCCCAATTGAAATCGTTTTTGAAATAAGAATTGGGAAATTAAGAGAGCTATCCGTGTGAAATCTATCTCCGGCGAACTTAAATCTCCTGCAACTCTCCGACGAACTTGAATCACAAATGATTTGAATACCATAATGCACAGTTATAGTCTTACTTCAAAAACCAGAAATAATTCTCATATATATGGATGGATCATTGGCAAAAACACAGACCCCAAGAGCGATTAGTGGTAGTGTTCTCTATATATGCCTAAAGGATTTCAACTCTCCTTATTAGAAGGCATAAAAGAGCTGTAGAGAATAGTGAGAGGACCAAGAGAATCAATCAATTATTCAGAAGTTATACTATGATTCTATATGATAAATAATCATTTGTAGCTCACGGATGAGTTAGGATACAATTTTGTGTTTCTCATGTGTAGTAAGTTATACTTTTCATTGTTGATTCAAGACCACCAAATTGTAATAATTGGCTCACAGAAACATTAGATCTCTCTCCTTAATAATTGATCTAGATGCTCTACCTGTTTTTGACGTGTACGTTTAAGTTGTACCAGGTACCCTTTATTGACCAAATTCTAATTTATGTTGTTTATCCTTTTTTGCAAATAACAATGACCCTCACTCAATAACCTGCGCAAGTGCCGTTTCAACCTTCCCAGCTCCTAGGGTTTGGTTGGAGATCAAGATCTTCACCTCAACTCAAACGATTTGAAACTCGAAGAGGGAATTGAAGCTCCGTAGGTAGCTTCCGAAGCTCATAGGTCGCCAAAGAGAGTAGAAACGGGGAATGTGAAGCTCATAGCTCGCCGAAAACAAGGGATGTGTAGCTCGCATGTCGTCGGAGATGATAGAAGAGGTaattaaggagaagaagaaatgttcCAACCGAGGTAGAACTAGgttcttttctccattttaaTCAAAGTGTAAATGGGTAAAGTAACCATGaaggaagggtattttggccaTTAATGAAATTAATGGCCAGTGACATCAGCACTTAATGGGCATCTACTAATGGTCTGGTCTATTTGTAATTGTTTCAAAAACCTACGGGGTGTAAGTGTCATTTCAGAAAACACAGGGGAGGGTTTTGATTTATAGCCTAAGTTCAAGGGAGGGCAACGTAATTTTACCTTGATTTAATGCGTTCCATCAGTTctagagcttttggcgtattcatcaagtacctaacatttggtatcagagtcaaaCACCATGTTACAGGCTCGAATCACAAAAAAGACTACCTAGGAGAAGGCTACCTAGAGTAAagtgaaagccgtcaagaaaggACTACCTTTTGCCAAGTAGAAACTCTGGGGCAAAGTGGAACCACTTGGAAAAGGCTACCTACCTACAAAGGGAGAGCTGCTTAGAGTGAGAGCCGCCAAGGACTATAGCTGCTGAAACATGGTGATCTATTATGTACCTAATGGGGTTCGATCTAGTGTATGAACGCTAGATTGAGCTAACCTAGTATGGGATaagttaaagggcttgatttaacgtgttccatcacCTCTGAATCTTTTGatgtatcgatcaagtaccttAGATTTTCAGTAATTTGTAGACCTTCGTCTTGAGGACAAGACCTGAATTTAAGAGGGGTGGAATATGTTACATGTATGACTCTCCTATCATTGCAAGGGCATCACACGTGGAGCATGGCTGCATATGCATTTAAATGGTGTTACTGTCTTGTTTGGCATAATTGTCGGTTAAGGGATAGTGAATGTAATATTGTAATAGGATAGTAGAGTTGTTTGAATTATTAAGTAATTGAGTAGTTATATGTAAGTGGACATGGAGGGAGAGTAGCACGTGGAGAGTAGGTGGGTTCTATAACCAAGTAGTAGTTATCATCTCTGTACTATTTATATTTAGTTTCGTTGAATAAAAGAACATCTTAAAAAACTAATCAGTTACTCAGCCGAGTAAAGAGGTCATGGTCTCCTCTATTACACCAACACTTATTTTTgctttcttccaaaaaaaataggtaGGCCAAGGGAAGCAATCCTTGTACAtatcaagtggtatcagagcctaggCATGCCGGCCACGACAAATTCTCTATATTTTCTCTATCGAAAAACAAAGTCATGGCTTCCTCAATTAAGCAAAGAGAATACCACTGGCTGAAGCAACATGGGAGGATCTACATGTCATAACAATTCAATTTTTGACGAATGAtcttgaggacaagaccaaTCTTAGGGAAATGGATTGTTTGATTGTTACATGCATCGGCTTACATGGGTGAGAGGGGTACATCCGTAAGAGTATGTATGTGGCTTGTATACATTGTATTATGAGATGGTGGTTAGTTATTGTTTGTAATATATATGTAGTTATTAGAAGTGGGATTGAGTTGTAGGGAGAAATTTTAAGAGTGGGATGTGGGTGGCCACGATAATCCATATATTtattgatgaatgaagaaatagAATGAAGTCTTTGAGTCCCTAATTTATCTCTAGACGTTATCTTGAGAAAATGTCAGCTACCTCCCGTCAGCTACCTCCCAATAAGCCAAGACGTTCGGTTTCGTCCGTAAAGCACTCTTTATTCTATCTCCCTATTTCTATTAtcttttttatcatattttctCTCCTTCAACAATTCATCCCCTATCATTCGAACTCCAATCAAGATACGACTGCATCACATACGTACCGGTCTGAATTTTAGAGTTACTGACTCCATAACACAAATTAATATATTGATTTATTAGAGGTACATAAAGCTCTTTATTCAAATTGGGTTACAATTTCGGTTTCCAATTTATAAATTCTATGCATTGAGAACATAGGCATCAAAGTCCTTAGCCAACTTGGGAATGAACTCCAGATAGGTGGTTGGAGCAGGTACTTCCTCATGTGCCTTCTCATACTCAATAGACCATTTCACCGAGTTCTTGCCACCCTTTGACATGGCCTTCACTATCACCCTGTAAGATTTGTACAGTTTTCCAATATCTCCTTCAAAGACACTATGGATAAGTGTTTTGTTCTCGTCGTCTATGGATTCAATCTTCTCCATTGCAGTCAAAGCATCATGTCCCCCTACAAAATCAGATCAATTAATCTTTCAAGTGCTTAAACATATATGCCAAAGTAACAAGTGTTGGAACAATTAATAGTCCTACATTGATCACCCCTAAGGTTTCTTGTCCCCTCATATACCTGTGAGTCCCTCACCCAATATTTTGAACTTTTCGAGTTTCTGGGGTGGTGTATATATTTCTGTCTTGCCTACACATGAAATCTCATATACCTGTGAGTCCCTCCACCCAATAGTATGAGCTTTTGGGTTGAGGTACACAGTTTCGTCCTGCTTACACTTGAACCTCATATACTTGTGAGTCTCTCCACCCAATAGTTCGAGCTTTTGAGGTGTTGTACACAGTTTCACTCTGTGTATGCATGAAAACTCATAGGATCAGGATCCTCTCTAGGGAGACCAGCACCCAGGGTGCTGttagggggcatccagcggttgagctgtgccgcacacatctcagtgcatgcctagggatgtgcgcggcacagcccaacggctagcaacaccctgggcgtgctgagctccctggaggcGAGCTAAATTCAACCTCATATGCCTGAGTCCCTGAGGTGGAACGTTGGAAGAGTAGTTTCACATGATTCACTCTTGAGGACTTCCACCCAAAGTCTCAAGGGTGACCATTGTGGGACTATTCTTCCAACAACAAGAGCTAGCTATAGAATTGATGATCATGGGCATCAAAGCTTTCTTCCAACAACAAGAACTAGTTATAGAATTGATCGGAGCATCAaagcaaaaatatatatacatacccAAGGCATATGTCATGTGAATAACAGAGTTCACACTGTTCCCATTTCCTCGAATAATTTCAGTGTTCTTGATGAGATCGGGGGAAACTTTGGTGAAGAGACTAGCATGATTTTTGTAAATGGCAAAGAACTTATCAGCTGGATATTGTATCTCTGTTTCTATCTCAAGCTTACCAGTAGTAGCAGCCATGGTTTTGTGGGTATTGATGATCTGATACGATCATATTTATATGCATAGTTTAGGAGGTAATTAAGGAGTATGGACCATCACAACAATTGAATTATTGAATAGATATATGGATAGATGGTAGATTCTATATATTATTGGggtaattactatcactaccctaccttaaacttcttttctaaaactaccctgtttttaaacttttacatctctttctaacctcatgtttttaaatacccagattgcccttccttttcacctagtaacctgctaatctatttaacctactattcatcttctactttttactatttttgtgattaaaatagtaaaaaatgaaagcacccacccgcttcttctctctcccattttttattccattcgatttttttttcttcaatttttctatttaattaattttttattcaacatttcatcctcatcgttcttcttcgaacagatcatggttttaagtattggtatcgtatcaccTGTATCAGGCAATACgtaccggttttgctagtcaccgattatgtgccgataccgtatcggtagcacggtacgaaaagggggtaaaatggtaaaaaaaaaaaaaactcattttaagggagattcaggggtaattttgcttGATACAGCTGATCTAGGCCGATACTGTATCGATTTTGCAGGTTACCGATACTCgttctgataccgtgcactaaaactaaaaccatggaacagatggactctcttcaaaacaccccacttcttctctctcttcctgtttttattcaatttactttttactatttttgatGAGAGTCaatctgttccatggttttagtgcatggtatcggaacgggtatcggtaacctaCAAAATGGATACAATACCGGTACGGTATCGGCCTAGATCGGCTGTAtcgggcaaaattacccttgaatttccttaaaaaatgagttctctgaccattttaccccttgtcagTACTgtgctaccgatacggtatcagcATGGTATCGATATCGGTGACTAACAAAACCGGTACATCGTCCGATACGGCGacacgataccgatacttagaaccatgatctgtttgaaaaacgatgaggatgaaatgttgaataaaaaattaattaaataaaaaaattgaagaaaaaacaataaaaaaaaaacaaaatagagtaaaaaacgagagagaagaagtgggtgggtgctttattttttactattttaaggataaaaataataaaaaatagaagtaaGAAAGATGAATGATAgattaaatagattagcaagttactatgtgaaaaggaagggcaatctgggtatttaaaaatatgaagatagaagaagatataaaagtttaaaagcagggtagtttcagaaaagaagtttaaggtaagatagttttaataaatatagattAAGGGAGGTGGGGAGAAATATTTATTTACAAGCTGGACGAATATATTCGCAAGACCACCttgaaagaaaggagagaaaatgaaaacaaCCCCCAAAACCAGAATTTAAGGACATCTAAACCTACCTACCTCTTGAAGAACTCAAAATCGCCCTTTAAGCTTGGGCCTTTCAACCTCATTGCACCCCTTCTTATTATTCCTCAATTTCAGCCCTTAAAATGTCCAAACTGTTAACCGAATCTGGGCAGACCCGGTTCAGACCTTGGCTCCCACCCATGGGGCAGCCGGTTGGATCACGGTATGTGGGTCGATGACTTAACGAGGTGGCCTTCCCCCTTTGGGTCACTTCCCTCTTTGTGTTTCCTATTTAGAGTGGGACACTGTAAGGAGGTGGggattaattatatatatatatatatacatatatacatacatacataatCAAGTCACCCTAATGCCAATTGCAATCTTGCAACATTGAgttctttctctcactctcaatcTTGTTCACCAACTTACTAGTTTGTTTTCTGTGAGATTTCATCTGTTCCCAAAAATTTGCGGGGTGGAGATCTCTGTaaagaagcctttgaagatATCTAGAGATTGTAGAAGATCGTTTGAATACGTAAAGCTTGTAACCAATTCGTACGAAATCCTTCCACTGTGTTTCTATCTCTGTTCAAGTAACACACTAACGgatgatgatttatttacacAAACAACTCACTGATTtacactcttttttttcttttcttctgtggAACTTTTTACCTCACAaagcacaaaaaataaaaagaagaaagtcaTTTTACTTGCTCCTTAGTCCTtactccacctccacctccacctccacctccaccaatgACCAATAGGGTAGTAGGTTGTCAAGTCCTCAATTGGTCCACCCAAGTTAAACCAAAAGAATCACATGCAAGCACATACAACCAAATGAAAAATTTACCCAAACGAGCTAAGATGAACCAACTAAAATAATATTATCAAAACATCGACCATCCATTTTAATAGAATATGAAATAATTACCAGTAAATGTCCAATCCAATCAATTCTATCATATCATAAGCCTTTGGCATATCTAATTTTAAGTTTACGctcaaattttcctttcttctgtctAAAAGTATGAAAGATCTATTGGGCCATCACAATTTGTCGGCCTAGCACAAAAGCAACatgaaaaagataaataaagtATGAACCTAAGTCTTTTAGTTAGAAATTTAGGTATAATGTAACTTATATGAAATATTGCAAAAACTATTAGGACGATAGTGTTTATCTAGAGTTGCATTAGGCTTTTTAGGAATTAATATAATAAGAGTATGGATAACCCCAAATGGAAGAGTAAAGTTGAAGAAAAACTAATTTACAAAATTGACCATATCCTTCCCAATTAGGTCCCAAAAGGAATGGTAGAAGATCGCTTGAAATTTGTCAACTCGTGGGGCCTTATAAGACCCAATAATAAAAACAACCTATCCGACCTCCCTTTTGGAGGATGTGTAACaaacaaggttcaaaatccaggtatcagATTTGGGATCGGTCATGGCCAAAACCTTTTTGGATCGGTCCAAAAGGGTCAAGATCGgtcaaaaaaccccccaaaatcgttttttttatggatcgggtcatgtatcgaccagagttggtgggtgttgtgatctTGGGATCGGATCAATTGATATTATCTAGATTGGATCGGTCAAAATCGATTGGtatcggtcaagataatataaaaaacttaaaaactttgaaaagataaaaaaaatattcaattggATTGGTcaaggatcggatcggatcggccgatccaaccGAGTTGGGCGATCCAATCAACGATCcaatcaaaccttgttgtatcgATCAAATCTTGGgatcgaccgataccgataccgatccaatccgacCAATATTGGccgatccaatccgatacctcaaaccatggtaaCAAAGCATTCTAATAGAACTGAACCCATTAAAATCCAAATTGAACTAACCCCACTCAATTATCCTAGTTATTAAATCAGCCCAAATGAGCCAATTTAATTTAAATTGAACTCATGGCTATGTAGTTGGCCCAATTATCCAAATAATTTTTACACATGAACTTATTTAGATTTACATGCTATTAAATATTGATGAAATGTCCAAATAATTATAATCCACAattgttatttaatttatttaaacatAGGGACATTAAtaaataggataaattacacgtcaccccctggttttcaaatgaaactcaaatcaccccttgaattttgaaaaaactcaaatcacaccccctctacagtaatactgttagtctgttgttagttattggtgtgaaaggactattttacccttgtactaaaacattagaattaaatttacaatactacccttccttcatcttcaacattggtcaagggtagtttagggaattaaatttatttaactagctgacatcatcacttaacaacattaaactaacagtagggactaatttgtcatattggagtctaaactagggggtgatttgagtttttcaaaaatcaggggggtTGATCtgagttgagtttgaaaatcaggggatgacatgtaatttatcctaatAAATATTACCATATATGGTCCAACCATATTAGTACTTCTACTTAATAGGGGGTATAATGGTAAATTAATATGTAAATATCTAATTTGTTAAAATTCAAAAACTTTAATTAAATGCACTTATCTTTTAAGTATAATGAGCCCAAGTCCAGCATCGATCGAGATGAAACTTTGCTGCTACCCGGGTTGCACGAATGTTTCTGTTACTTGATTGACAGCCGGAGAAATGGAATCAAAAaagatattttggaaaatactatAACCTAgaagggtatttgtgaaccctaggggaagtgaattattctatttctttggtTGTGAACCCAGGTAGCAGGAACATTGCTACAACCTGGGTAGCAGCCAAATTTTTTCCCATCGACTGAACCTGTCCCGTAACATACCTATTAGCAACAAAATGAAATTCTATAAATATTTAGTTTAAAGCGAAATGTTACATAAACCACCATAATGTTTAGACAAACATACCTTCTTCCACGCTATAAGATGACTTCCTTTCTTCCCCTAATTTCTTCCCCAAAAGAATTTGGCACAAATCGAATCCAGTTTGTCACACTCAAATACTTTAATCCCCTAGACTTAGCTCTGGGATGGAACAACTTAGCTCCCAAGTAttccatcaaaaaaacaaaaaaaaaaaaaacttagctCCCAAGTAACTAGCTTCCTCAGTCACAATTTTAACACCAAAATTCTTACTCAGGTTCCTCTGTCTTCGATAGACACATTCCTATTAAAATACACCTCACACGTCTAGTGACGTCTACTAAAATTAATATGTTGCCctaacaaataagaaaataatttcTGAAATGGCTTTCATAATCAACATATATTCCTTTTGGCATGACAAAATATGAAGGTATCAttcgcaaaaaaaaaaaatgtgtaattTTTTATGCACCACGAGCTACTTTAACACCTTGGAACATGTTAAGTTCCCTAAACACTCCGATCAATCTAGACAAATTTCAAATGAcagtaataaaaataaaatgacacAAGGAATCCTTGTCTAATGCCTCTATGGTTCAAGAGGGTCGTCGC
This window encodes:
- the LOC122651522 gene encoding kirola-like, encoding MAATTGKLEIETEIQSPADKFFAIYKNHASLFTKVSPDLFKNTEVIRGSGKNVNSVIHIKYAWGGHDALTAMEKIESIDDENKTLIHSVFEGDIGKLYKSYRVIVKAMSKGGKNSVKWSIEYEKAHEEVPAPTTYLEFIPKLAKDFDAYVLNA